A segment of the Micromonospora sediminicola genome:
TGGTGGCGGCGAACCTGGTCACCCGTACCCCGGCCCGGCGGGCCACGACGGCGACCCCCGTGCCGGCGGCCGTGGTGGACCGGCCGGCGGTGGTCGAGCCGGTCGCGGTGGTCGGCCGCTGAGCCGGCCCACAGCGTGGGATCCCGAGGTGGCGTGGCCGTGAGCGGCGCATAGACTCGGCGGCACAACTGCATACCTCATCCAGAGGGGCTGAGGGATACGGCCCGAAGACGCCCCGGCAACCACCCGCGCGCTCGACGACGAGCGACAGCGGGCAGGTGCCAATTCCGTCCCCGCCGCACCCGGCGATGCGGGGAAAGATGAGAGGACACCCTCGACATGACGTCGACGCTTCCCGCCGCACCCGGCATCGACACCACCCGCAGCCCGGCCCGCGCCCTGGTCTGTCGCGCCTGTTCCGCGCGGTACCCGCTGGCCGCTCAGCATGCCTGCTACGAGTGCTTCGGGCCGCTGGAGGTCGACTACGACACCGCCGCCCTGGCCACCGTCACCCGGGAGCGCATCGAGGCCGGCCCGAACAGCATCTGGCGGTACGCGGACCTCCTGCCGGCCGGCCAGGACCCGGACACCCGGGTCACCCTGGACCCCGGGTTGACCCCGCTGGTGTCCGCCCCGCACCTCGCCGCCGAACTGGGCCTCACCGGCCCGCTCTGGGTCAAGGACGACAGCGCCAACCCCACCCACTCGTTCAAGGACCGGGTGGTGTCGGTGGCGCTGACCGCCGCCCGGGCGCTCGGCTTCACCCGCTACGCCTGCGCGTCCACCGGGAACCTGGCCAACTCGGTCGCCGCGCACGCCGCGCGCGCCGGCGTGCCGTCGGTGGTCTTCATCCCCGGCGACCTGGAGCAGGGCAAGGTCGTCACCACCGCGGTCTACGGCGGTGACCTGGTCGCCGTCGACGGCTCGTACGACGACGTGAACCGGCTCTGCGGCGAGCTGGTGGAGACCGACGACTTCGAGGACACCGCGTTCGTCAACGTGAACGTCCGGCCCTACTACGCCGAGGGGTCCAAGACGCTCGGCTACGAGGTGGCCGAACAGCTCGGCTGGCGGATCCCGGCCCAGGTGGTCATCCCGATGGCCAGCGGCGAGCTGCTCACCAAGATCGACAAGGCGTTCACCGAGCTGGTCGAGATCGGCCTGGTCGAGGCGCCGGCCGGCGGTTGGCGGGTGTTCGGCGCGCAGTCCGCCGGCTGCAACCCGATCGCCACCGCGCTGCACGCCGACAGCGACACCATCGTCCCGGTCAAGCCGACCGGCATCGCCAAGTCGCTGAACATCGGCGACCCGGCCGCCGGCCTCTACGCGCTGGAGGCGGTGCGCCGCACCGGCGGCTGGATGGAGTACGCCGACGACGACGAGATCCGGGCCGGCATCCGGCTGCTCGCCCGCACCACCGGCGTGTTCGCCGAGACCGCGGGCGGCGTCACGGTCGCGGTGCTGCGCAAGCTGGTGGAGTCGGGCCGGCTCGACCCGACGGCGGAGACGGTCGTCTTCAACACCGGCGAGGGTCTCAAGACGCTCGACGCGGTGGCCGCCCAGGTCGGCCCCACCCACCGCATCAAGCCCAGCCTCCGCGCCGCCCGCGACGCCGACCTCCTCACCTGAGCCTTGATCGACTCGGTCGGGCGGTGGAGGTGGGACTCGCCCGGGTGGGGGATCGGGCAGGACCGGTGGGTAACCGGCGATGTGCGGTGAGTGCCAGAAACCCACCCACAAGGACTTGACGGCAGGAACCGGACGGCGCAAGATGCTTCGTGCGGGAGGGCATCCGCCGGAGACTTTTCAAGTTCTTGCGACCCAACGCCGGAGGCGTTGTGCGGACGTCCCTCCCGACCAACCTCGCGCAGGG
Coding sequences within it:
- the thrC gene encoding threonine synthase, yielding MTSTLPAAPGIDTTRSPARALVCRACSARYPLAAQHACYECFGPLEVDYDTAALATVTRERIEAGPNSIWRYADLLPAGQDPDTRVTLDPGLTPLVSAPHLAAELGLTGPLWVKDDSANPTHSFKDRVVSVALTAARALGFTRYACASTGNLANSVAAHAARAGVPSVVFIPGDLEQGKVVTTAVYGGDLVAVDGSYDDVNRLCGELVETDDFEDTAFVNVNVRPYYAEGSKTLGYEVAEQLGWRIPAQVVIPMASGELLTKIDKAFTELVEIGLVEAPAGGWRVFGAQSAGCNPIATALHADSDTIVPVKPTGIAKSLNIGDPAAGLYALEAVRRTGGWMEYADDDEIRAGIRLLARTTGVFAETAGGVTVAVLRKLVESGRLDPTAETVVFNTGEGLKTLDAVAAQVGPTHRIKPSLRAARDADLLT